One window of Streptomyces sp. NBC_00273 genomic DNA carries:
- a CDS encoding ABC transporter permease: MSAVAPTRLSVRDALAEAVAGMLRRPGRAVLTALGTVLGVGSFVAVLGLTATISSQIDARFNVLTATEVSIEDVAAQQDEFAGAAFPADAEQRLRAVAGIEHAGVLWTVRLDAHTAVGPLPSGAGDPTTGAAVVAASPGAVAALVPTLQQGRLYDDFAERGHERVVVIGSGLAARLGITTLATRPALYIGQEPFTVAGIVADLRRRPEHLMSVLVPRTTAEQLWGPPAPGGATMLISTELGAARQVAGLAPLALRPDHPEYLKAVPPPDPRMLRSGVTADLSALFLLLAGICLVIGAVGIANTTLVAVLERTGEIGLRRALGARGRHVSAQFLTESAALGALGGLVGTSLGALTVVAVALVRDWTPVIHPATVAAAPLAGLVTGLLAGLYPAWRAARVEPAEALRR, translated from the coding sequence TTGAGCGCCGTCGCACCCACCCGGCTGTCCGTGCGCGACGCCCTGGCCGAGGCCGTCGCCGGGATGCTGCGCCGCCCCGGCCGGGCCGTGCTCACCGCCCTCGGCACCGTCCTGGGCGTGGGCAGCTTCGTGGCCGTGCTCGGCCTCACGGCCACCATCTCCTCGCAGATCGACGCCAGGTTCAACGTCCTGACCGCCACCGAGGTCAGCATCGAGGACGTCGCCGCCCAGCAGGACGAGTTCGCGGGGGCCGCCTTCCCCGCCGACGCCGAGCAGCGGCTGCGCGCCGTCGCCGGCATCGAGCACGCCGGGGTGTTGTGGACGGTGCGGCTCGACGCGCACACCGCCGTCGGCCCCCTGCCGTCCGGCGCCGGCGACCCGACCACCGGCGCGGCCGTCGTCGCGGCCTCCCCCGGCGCCGTCGCCGCCCTCGTGCCGACCCTCCAGCAGGGCCGGCTCTACGACGACTTCGCCGAGCGCGGCCACGAGCGCGTCGTCGTCATCGGCAGCGGACTCGCCGCCCGCCTCGGCATCACCACCCTGGCCACCCGGCCCGCCCTCTACATCGGCCAGGAGCCCTTCACCGTGGCGGGCATCGTCGCGGACCTCCGGCGCCGGCCCGAACACCTGATGTCGGTCCTCGTCCCGCGCACCACCGCCGAGCAGCTCTGGGGGCCGCCCGCGCCCGGCGGCGCGACCATGCTGATCTCCACCGAACTCGGCGCCGCCCGCCAGGTCGCCGGCCTCGCCCCGCTCGCGCTGCGCCCCGACCACCCCGAGTACCTCAAGGCCGTCCCGCCGCCCGATCCGCGGATGCTGCGCTCCGGGGTCACCGCCGACCTGAGCGCCCTCTTCCTGCTGCTCGCGGGGATCTGCCTGGTCATCGGCGCGGTCGGGATCGCCAACACCACCCTGGTCGCCGTACTGGAGCGGACCGGCGAGATCGGGCTGCGCCGGGCGCTCGGTGCCCGGGGGCGGCACGTCTCGGCCCAGTTCCTCACCGAGTCGGCGGCCCTGGGGGCCCTCGGCGGGCTGGTCGGGACCTCGCTGGGCGCGCTGACCGTGGTCGCCGTCGCCCTCGTCCGGGACTGGACCCCGGTGATCCATCCGGCCACCGTCGCCGCGGCCCCGCTCGCCGGCCTGGTCACCGGGCTGCTGGCCGGGCTCTATCCCGCCTGGCGGGCGGCCCGTGTCGAACCGGCCGAGGCCCTGCGAAGATAG
- a CDS encoding ABC transporter ATP-binding protein, with product MRLLSRQSLRPRPSSGGADGPGGNDESPVIELRGVGLTYPGPPPVEALHPCDLTVRRGEFITVVGPSGSGKSTFLNVAGLLDSPTTGRYLLDGIDTAALPGRERTALRGRRIGFVFQSFHLLPHRSALENVTLAMLYTGIPRAHRLVRAREALDQVGLGHRAGAVPGRLSGGERQRVAIARALVGRPSLLLCDEPTGNLDSVNAASVLGLLDELHGAGMTVLVITHDPEVARRGARTVTIRDGRLDP from the coding sequence ATGAGGCTCCTGTCCCGTCAGTCCCTTCGGCCCCGGCCGTCCTCCGGCGGCGCGGACGGCCCGGGCGGCAACGACGAAAGCCCCGTGATCGAACTCCGCGGGGTCGGTCTCACCTACCCCGGGCCGCCGCCCGTCGAGGCCCTGCACCCCTGCGACCTGACCGTCCGGCGCGGCGAGTTCATCACCGTCGTCGGCCCCTCCGGGTCCGGGAAGTCCACCTTCCTCAACGTCGCCGGGCTGCTCGACTCCCCCACCACCGGCCGGTACCTGCTCGACGGGATCGACACCGCCGCGCTCCCCGGCCGGGAGCGCACCGCCCTGCGCGGGCGCCGGATCGGCTTCGTCTTCCAGTCCTTCCACCTCCTCCCCCACCGGTCCGCCCTGGAGAACGTCACCCTCGCCATGCTCTACACCGGAATCCCGCGCGCCCACCGCCTCGTACGGGCCCGCGAGGCCCTCGACCAGGTCGGTCTCGGGCACCGGGCCGGCGCCGTGCCCGGCCGGCTGTCGGGCGGCGAGCGCCAGCGGGTGGCGATCGCCCGCGCCCTGGTCGGGCGTCCCTCGCTGCTGCTGTGCGACGAGCCGACCGGCAATCTCGACTCCGTGAACGCCGCGTCCGTCCTCGGGCTGCTGGACGAACTGCACGGAGCCGGGATGACCGTCCTCGTCATCACCCACGACCCCGAGGTGGCCCGGCGCGGCGCCCGGACGGTCACCATCCGCGACGGGCGGCTGGATCCTTGA
- a CDS encoding peptidoglycan-binding domain-containing protein codes for MSEPEQVVEHAEAPAAPEDGRGGLARGRRVVLAVVGGAALMAVGGLLATTLVKSPAQVAAETGPPAQGALTADVERRVLAQTVVMRGTVVADQSVAVSPQGVRSGEGTGAALVTKLPLKAGDPVTAGQLIAEVSGRPVFALHGAQPMYRDLKPGASGDDVAQLQQALRELGHGTGGDAKGVFGAGTKAALAARYRAIGYEPLPAVADGGAALKSAREAVRSATWAVEDASSPTGSVGAPAEGGSGKGGATPGPGATASPGSGGSGSGGSGSGRELARARQALGEARAALVAAEAADGPMLPAAETVFLGSFPARVSAVGARAGSPVSGPVLTLSGGELVVEAYLKDDKRQLLRAGMTVVISSELAGTDVRGTVAVVASERSAAQPAGPQPQQDPGQNPKGGGSGGTGGGADLGYRMVVRADQPLPAGFAGQDVRLTIESAATDGEALVVPVTAVSAGADGRTVVTAVSADGTQRRIEVRTGTSGDGFVAVAPARAGALAAGTKVVIGVAPRETRGKTK; via the coding sequence ATGAGCGAACCGGAGCAGGTCGTGGAGCACGCCGAGGCCCCGGCGGCCCCGGAGGACGGCCGCGGCGGACTCGCGCGCGGGCGGCGCGTGGTGCTCGCGGTCGTCGGCGGGGCCGCACTGATGGCGGTCGGCGGACTGCTGGCGACCACGCTGGTGAAGTCCCCCGCACAGGTGGCCGCGGAGACCGGCCCGCCCGCACAGGGGGCCCTGACCGCGGACGTCGAGCGGCGGGTGCTCGCGCAGACCGTGGTCATGCGCGGAACGGTGGTCGCCGACCAGAGCGTCGCCGTGTCCCCGCAGGGGGTGCGCTCCGGCGAGGGGACGGGCGCGGCCCTGGTGACCAAACTGCCGCTGAAGGCCGGGGACCCGGTCACGGCGGGGCAGCTGATCGCCGAGGTGTCCGGGCGGCCGGTGTTCGCCCTGCACGGCGCGCAGCCGATGTACCGCGACCTCAAGCCCGGGGCCAGCGGCGACGACGTCGCACAGCTGCAGCAGGCGCTGCGCGAGCTCGGGCACGGCACCGGCGGCGACGCGAAGGGCGTCTTCGGGGCCGGTACGAAGGCTGCGCTCGCCGCCCGCTACCGGGCCATCGGGTACGAGCCGCTGCCCGCGGTCGCCGACGGGGGCGCGGCCCTCAAGTCGGCGCGGGAGGCCGTGCGGTCGGCGACGTGGGCCGTGGAGGACGCGAGCAGCCCCACCGGTTCCGTGGGCGCGCCCGCGGAGGGCGGATCGGGCAAGGGCGGGGCCACGCCGGGCCCGGGCGCGACAGCGAGCCCCGGCTCCGGTGGCTCCGGCTCCGGTGGCTCCGGCTCCGGCAGGGAGCTCGCGCGGGCCCGGCAGGCCCTCGGCGAGGCCCGGGCCGCACTCGTGGCCGCCGAGGCCGCCGACGGGCCGATGCTCCCCGCCGCCGAGACCGTGTTCCTGGGCTCCTTCCCGGCCCGCGTCAGCGCCGTCGGCGCCCGCGCGGGCTCCCCCGTGTCCGGGCCGGTGCTCACGCTCTCCGGCGGGGAGCTCGTCGTCGAGGCCTACCTCAAGGACGACAAGCGGCAGCTGCTGCGTGCCGGGATGACCGTGGTCATCTCCTCCGAGCTCGCCGGCACCGACGTCCGCGGCACGGTGGCGGTCGTCGCCTCCGAACGGTCCGCCGCGCAGCCCGCCGGACCGCAGCCGCAGCAGGACCCCGGACAGAACCCCAAGGGCGGTGGGAGCGGTGGCACGGGCGGCGGCGCCGACCTCGGCTACCGGATGGTGGTCCGCGCCGACCAGCCACTGCCCGCCGGCTTCGCCGGGCAGGACGTCCGGCTGACCATCGAGTCCGCCGCCACCGACGGCGAGGCGCTCGTCGTCCCGGTCACCGCCGTCTCGGCGGGCGCGGACGGACGTACGGTCGTCACCGCCGTGTCCGCCGACGGCACCCAGCGGCGCATCGAGGTGCGGACCGGCACCAGCGGCGACGGTTTCGTGGCCGTCGCCCCGGCCCGGGCGGGCGCCCTCGCCGCCGGGACCAAAGTGGTGATCGGGGTCGCACCCCGCGAGACCCGGGGGAAGACCAAATGA